The DNA window CCGATCCCTTTAGCGGTGCTCCATCGTCGCTTTCGCGATCGCTGGGCCGCCCCGGCACACACGCGGCAAGCGGCTGAACGCACTGAACGTAAGCAATGCTGCGATGTTGCAACGCGAGCGGCGAGTTGCCGGCCTTTTTTCTCCTGGAAGCACACTAGTTTCGGATCTACTCAGCGCGAACGTGCCAGGAATGAAGGGGGCCAAGCCTTAGCGGCCCCCTTTCGTTCCCAGGTTCCCTGTGACTGCTCGCACGCCCCGCGATGGTTTTCCAAGAAACTATTGACAAGCCGCGAACGGGCATGTTCTTCTCGTTCGCATGACGCAGCGCAGCACTCACTCGCAGACGACTTCGCTCCGGGCCGCCCAGGCCTCGAACGGCGCCGCGCGCGTTGCGCTCAAGGTCGCGCCCGCGATCGCCACGATTATTCTCGTCCTCGTACTTATTACCTCGCTTACCAGCGCGGGAGTCGGGTTCGTGTAGCAAAACCACACAACCCAAGGTCGAAAGAACCTCGAACCCCGCGCCCCAAAGGCGCGGGGTTTTTCGTTTTACGGCCCTGGGTTCCTGCAAACGCCGCACGCGGATCGTGCGGACACGCGCCACGGACGCGCAACACAGGAACCGTTGTACGTGAGAAGCAACGCCATCAAGCAAGGCCCGGCCCGAGCCCCCGCGCGCGCGATGCTGCGCGCCACCGGCCTGGACGACGCGGCCATCGCCAGACCGCTGGTCGCCGTGGTCCACACCTGGTCCGACGTGTCGCCGTGCAACATCACCCTGCGCGATCTGGCCCAGCACGTGCGCCGCGGCGTGCACGACGGCGGCGGCACGCCGATCGAGTTCAACACCATCGCCGTCACCGACGGCATCGCCATGGGCAGCGACGGCATGCGCGCTTCGCTGGCCTCGCGCGAGACCATCGCCGATTCGATCGAACTGGCCGTGTCCGGCCACTGCCTGGACGCGATGGTGCTGCTGGTCGGCTGCGACAAGACCATCCCGGCCGCGGCGATGGCCGCCGCGCGCCTGGATATCCCGACCGTGATCCTCTACGGCGGCACGATCATGCCGGGGCATTGCCCGTCCAAGCGCGGCACCGGCGAGGACAAGCCGCTGACCGTGCAGGACGTGTTCGAAGCGGTCGGCGCGCACTCGGCCGGGCGCATCGACGACGCCGAACTGCACCGCATCGAAGCCCATGCCTGTCCCGGCGCCGGCGCCTGCGGCGGCCAGTTCACCGCCAACACCATGGCCATGGTGCTGACCTTCCTCGGCCTGTCGCCGCTGGGCCTGAACGACATTCCGGCGATCCACGCCGACAAGCCCGAAGCCGCACGCGCCTGCGGCGAGATGGTGATGCAACGCCTGCGCGACGGCGGGCCGGGACCGCGCGAACTGCTCTCTCCCCAGGCGCTGCGCAACGCCGCGCGCGCGGTCTCGGCCACCGCCGGCTCGACCAATGCCGCCCTGCACCTGCTGGCGATCGCCCACGAAGCCGGCGTCACTTTCGACCTGGAAGAGTTCGAAGCCGCCGCGCACACGCCGGTGATCGCCGACCTGAAACCGGGCGGCCGCTACACCGCCGCGGAAATGTTCGAATTCGGCGGTGCGGCACTGGTGGCGCGCGAACTCAAGGCGGCCGGTCTGATCGAGGACATTCCCACGGTCACCGGCCGTTCCTTTTTCCAGGAGCTGGCGCAGGCGCGGATGAGCGACGCGCAGGACGTGGTGCGTCCGGTCGCCGACCCGATCAAGCCGCGCGGCGGCTACTCGATCATCTACGGCAACCTGGCGCCGGACGGCTGCATTCTGAAACTGGCCGGCCACGGCCGCGAGCATTTCGCCGGTCCGGCGCGGGTGTTCGATTCCGAAGAAGCCGCGTTCGCCGCGGTCCAGGCGCGGCAGATCCATGCTGGCGACGTGGTCGTGATCCGCTTCGAAGGCCCGACCGGCGGTCCGGGCATGCGCGAGATGCTGGCGGTCACCGCGGCCCTGGTCGGCCAAGGGCTGAGCAACGACGTCGCCCTGATCACCGACGGCCGCTTCAGCGGCGCGACCCACGGCTTCATGGTCGGCCACATCTCGCCGGAGGCCGCGCACGGCGGCCCGATCGCGCGGCTGCGCGAAGGCGACGTGGTCAGCATCGACGTCAAGACCCGCACCCTCAACGTCGCCGCCGACCTGGCCGCGCGCGAACCGGCGCGGATGGCGCCGCGCGTGACCACCGGCGCGCTGGCCAAGTACGCGCGGCTGGTCGGCTCGGCCTCGCGCGGCGCGGTCACCGCGCCGGGCCCGTTGCAATCGCCGGCGACGAAAAAGATCGACGCGGCGTTGATCGACAGCGCCGTCCCCGAACCCGCCTGACGCAACTCGTTCCTCTCCCCTCGCTCCTCTCCACTCACTTCTCCCGAGACCACCATGACCACCAGCACCGCCTCCCGCCCCAAGATCGCCATCGTCGGCTACGGCAGCCAGGGCCGCGCTCATGCGCTGAACCTGCGCGACTCCGGCTTCGACGTCACCGTAGGCCTGCGCCCGGGCGGCCCGACCGAGATCAAGGCCAAGGCCGACGGTTTCGCCGTCGCCACGCCGGCCGAAGCGGTCGCCGCCGCCGACCTGGTCGCGGTGCTGACCCCGGACATGGTCCAGCCGCAGCTGTACCGCGACGTCATCGAACCGAACATCCGCCAGGGCGCCTGCCTGCTGTTCGCGCACGGCTTCAACGTCCACTACGGCCAGATCGCGCCGCGCGCCGACCTCGACGTGGTCCTGGTGGCGCCCAAGGGTCCGGGCGCGCTGGTCCGCCGCGAGTACGAAATCGGCCGCGGCGTGCCCAGCGTCTACGCCGTGCACCAGGACAAGAGCGGCCGCGCCGAGGAGTTCGCCCTGACTTACTGCGCCGGCATCGGCGGCGCGCGCCAGAACGCGATCAAGACCACCTTCAAGGAAGAGACCGAGACCGACCTGTTCGGCGAGCAGGCGGTGCTGTGCGGCGGCGCGACCAAGCTGGTCCAGGCCGGCTGGGAAACCCTGGTCGAAGCCGGCTACCAGCCGGAAGTCGCGTACTACGAGTGCCTGCACGAACTGAAGCTGATCGTCGACCTGTTCTACGAAGGCGGCGTGACCCGCATGCACGAATTCATCAGCGAGACCGCGCAGTACGGCGCGCTGACCCGCGGCCCCTACGTGGTCGACGACAACACCAAGGCGCAGATGCGCAAGGTCCTGGCCGAAATCCAGGACGGCACCTTCGCCAAGCAGTGGATCGCCGAATACGCCGCCGGCAACGCCCACTACAAGGCGCTCAAGCAGGGCGACCTGGAGCATCCGATCGAGGCGGTCGGCAAGAAGCTGCGCGCCAACATGAAGTGGCTGGACACCGCGCCCAAGGCGCAGCCCGCCGCTCCCGCCGCGACCCGCGGCGAACGACAGGAAGAGGCCGCCTGATGAACGGTGCCCGCTGGCTGGTGCAAGCACTGGCCGCAGAAGGCGTGGACACGCTGTTCGGTTATCCGGGCGGCACCATCATGCCTTTCTACGATGCCCTGCACGGGTCGGACCTCAAGCATGTGCTGGTCCGTCACGAGCAAGGCGCGGCTTTCGCGGCCAACGGCTATGCCCGTGCCAGCGGGCGAGTCGGCGTCTGCGTAGCCACGTCCGGTCCGGGCGCTTCCAACCTGGTCACCGGCATCGCCGACGCGATGCTGGACTCGGTGCCGATGGTCGCCATCACCGGCCAGGTCGCGACCACGCTGATGGGCACCGATGCGTTCCAGGAGCTGGACGTGTTCGGCATGACCCTACCGATCGTCAAGCACAGCTTCCTGGTGCGCAGCGTCGACGAGCTGCCGCGGACGGTCGCCGAGGCGTTCCGCCTGGCCCGTTCCGGCCGCCCCGGCCCGGTGCTGATCGATCTGCCCAAGGACGTGCAGAACGCCGACGCCTCGCATCTGGCCGCGCACGCGCCGCTGCCGGTCGACCCGGTGCCGCGCGCGCCGGACGCGGCCTACCACGAAGCCGCGGCGCTGATCGCGCACGCGCGCAAGCCGCTGATCTACGGCGGCGGCGGCATCGCCCTGGGCGGCGCGGTCGAATCGTTCCGCGCCTTCGTCGAAGGCAGCCAGATCCCGGCGGTGCTGACGTTAAAAGGCCTGGGCGCGCTGCCGGCCGAGCACGCGCTGAACCTGGGCATGCTCGGCATGCACGGCAACCGCGCGGCCAATCTGTCGGTGCAGGAATGCGATCTGCTGATCGTCGTCGGCGCCCGCTTCGACGACCGCGCCACCGGCAAGCTGGCCGAATTCGCGCCCAACGCGCGGGTCGTGCACATGGACCTGGACGCCTGCGAGATCGGCAAGCTGCGCTACGCCGACGCCGCGGTGCAGGGCGACCTGCGCCGTTCGCTGGACGCGCTGACAGCGCCGGTCACCGCCCAGTTGCAGGGTCGCAACGGCGGCGCCCGCCGCGCCTGGCGCGACACCTGCCTGCAGCGCAAGCGCGATTGCGCGCCGCGCTACGACGCGCCCGGCGAAAGCGTGTACGCGCCGGCGCTGCTCAAACGCCTGTCGGAACTGGCGCCGGAGGCGGTGGTCGCCTGCGACGTCGGCCAGCACCAGATGTGGGTCGCCCAGCACTGGCGCTTCGACGACCCGCGCAAGCACCTGACCAGCGGCGGCCTGGGCGCGATGGGCTTCGGCGTGCCGGCGGCGATGGGCGCGCAGCTGGCCCATGCCGACGGAGGCGAGCCGGAAGCGCGGGTGATCTGCGTCAGCGGCGACGGCTCGTTCCTGATGAACGTGCAGGAGCTGGCGACCATCGCCCGCTACCGCCTGCCGGTGAAGATCGTCCTGCTCGACAACCAGGCCCTGGGCATGGTGCGGCAATGGCAGGAGCTGTTCTTCGAACGCCGCTATTCCGAAATCGATCTGTCCGACAACCCGGACTTCTGCGCCCTGGCCGCCGCATTCGGGGTCAAGGCGATGTACGTCGACCGCGCCGACTCGGTCGACGAGGCCCTGGCCTACATGCTGGAAACCCCGGGCCCGGTGCTGCTGCACGTCGCCATCGACCAGGCCGCCAACGTCTGGCCGCTGGTGCCGCCGAACCACAACAACGCCCAGATGCTCGATCCCGAAGCGGCCGACGCCGACGCGATCGTCAGTCTGAGCCCCACCACCCCCAACGCGACGGAGGACGCCCATGCGATACCAGCTTGATCTGACCCTGCGCCAGGCCGAAGGCGCGCTGGCTCGCGTACTGGGCGCCGCCGAGCGCCGCGGCTTCCGTCCGCTGTCGGTGGACGGCGAAGCGCAACCCGACGGCGATCGCTGGCACCTGCGCATGACGGTGGAGGGCGATCGCGCCGACACCGCGCTGCAGACCCAGCTCGCCAAGCTCTACGACTGTCTTGCCGTTGAGGTTTCCCCATGCACCTGACCGCCGAAACCCTGGAACGTCCGGCCGCGGCCGAAAACCAATCGCCCGCGCAAGCCGCGGCTGCGACGCGCGAGCGCGCGTATGTGCCGGCGCGCAGCGAGGCGGCGCGCGCTGAAGTCGAACCGTCGACCGCGGCTCGTAGTCCTGAGTCCCGCGCTCGTAGCGAAGTCCCGACTTCCCAGCGAATGCCGCTCATTTGGTTCGATGGCCAGTTCATCCCCGGCGACGCGCCGGAAGCGCCGCTGACCACCCACGCCATGCATTACGGCACCGCGGTGTTCGAAGGCATCCGCAGCTACGCCACCGCCGACGGCGGCGCGGCGGTGTTCCGCCTGCCCGAGCACATGGAGCGCATGCGCAAGGGTGCGGACATGTTCGGCATCGACTTCGACGTCGAGCGGGCCAGCCAGGCGACCCTGGCCACCCTGCGCGCCAACGGCCACCGCGACGCCTACATCCGCCCGCTGACCTGGATGGGCACGGGCAGCATCGGCCTGGACGTCGATCCGCTGAGCCAGCATCTGATGATCGCGACCCTGCCCAAGGTCGTGCATCTGGGCGGCGCGCGCACCCGCCTGACCGTGTCGCCGTGGAAGCGCAACCCGGCCACCTCGCTGCCGGCGCTCAAGCTCAGCGGCGCCTACGTCAATTCGATCCTGGCCAAGCGCGAAGCCAAGCAGCGCGGCTTCGACGAGGCCTTGTTCACCGACGACAAAGGCTATGTGGTCGAGTGCACCGGCGCCAATGTGTTCATGGTCAAGAACGGCGTGGTGACCTCGGTCGAACATCGCGACGCCCTGCCCGGCATCACCCGCGACACCATGATCGAGCTGTCCGGCGCGCAATCGCGCGAGGTCACCCTGCACGAACTGCTCGACGCCGACGAAGTCTTCGTCTGCGGCACCGCCGCCGAAGCCACCCCGATCAGCGTGCTGGACCGCCGCGAATTCGGCGACAACCCGGTCACGCGCGAGCTGGCCGCCCTGTACGCACGCGTCGTGCGCGGCGAAGAGCCGCGCTACGCCGCCTGGCTGACCGCGGTCTGAGCCATGGACTGCGACGTAGCCAGCCTGGCCACGCTCAGCGCCGCCGACCTGTTGGCGGCGCAAGTGCGGCTGAGGCGTTATCTGGAGCCGACTCCGCTGCACCACGCCGAGCGCTTCGGCTGCTGGTTGAAACTGGAGAACCTGCAGCGCACCGGCTCCTACAAGGTGCGCGGCGCGCTCAACGCCCTGCTGGCCGGGCGCGAACGCGGCGATCATCGTCCGGTGATCGCCGCCTCGGCCGGCAATCATGCCCAGGGCCTGGCCTGGGCCGCGTATCGCCTGGGCGTCCCCGCGATCACGGTCATGCCGCGCACCGCGCCGCAGACCAAGGTCGCCGGCGTCGCCCATTGGGGCGCCACCGTGCGCCTACACGGCGACGGCTACGACGACGCCAAGGCCTTCGCCAAGGAACTGGCCGAGCAGCACGACTACCGGCTGCTGTCGGCCTTCGACGACCCCGACGTGATCGCCGGCCAGGGCACGATCGGCCTGGAACTGGCGGCCTTCCTGCCCGACGTGGTGCTGGTGCCGATCGGCGGCGGCGGCCTCGCCGCCGGCGTGGCGATGGCGTTGAAGTCGCAGCTGCTGGCGGGCGGCGCCGCCGGCCGCAAGGTGCGGGTGATCGGCGCCCAGGTCGAAGGCGTGGACTCGATGGCGCGCGCCCTGCGCGGCGATCGCCGCCTGCTCGAGCCGGCCGCGACCCTGGCCGACGGCGTGCGGGTCAAAGAGCCCGGCCGCCTGACCGAGCGCGTGCTCGGCGAAATGCTCGACGACGTGGTGATCGTGCGCGAAGCCGAGCTGCGCGAAACCCTGGTCCGGCTCGCGCTGGAAGAACACATCATCGCCGAGGGCGCCGGCG is part of the Lysobacter firmicutimachus genome and encodes:
- a CDS encoding dihydroxy-acid dehydratase, whose product is MRSNAIKQGPARAPARAMLRATGLDDAAIARPLVAVVHTWSDVSPCNITLRDLAQHVRRGVHDGGGTPIEFNTIAVTDGIAMGSDGMRASLASRETIADSIELAVSGHCLDAMVLLVGCDKTIPAAAMAAARLDIPTVILYGGTIMPGHCPSKRGTGEDKPLTVQDVFEAVGAHSAGRIDDAELHRIEAHACPGAGACGGQFTANTMAMVLTFLGLSPLGLNDIPAIHADKPEAARACGEMVMQRLRDGGPGPRELLSPQALRNAARAVSATAGSTNAALHLLAIAHEAGVTFDLEEFEAAAHTPVIADLKPGGRYTAAEMFEFGGAALVARELKAAGLIEDIPTVTGRSFFQELAQARMSDAQDVVRPVADPIKPRGGYSIIYGNLAPDGCILKLAGHGREHFAGPARVFDSEEAAFAAVQARQIHAGDVVVIRFEGPTGGPGMREMLAVTAALVGQGLSNDVALITDGRFSGATHGFMVGHISPEAAHGGPIARLREGDVVSIDVKTRTLNVAADLAAREPARMAPRVTTGALAKYARLVGSASRGAVTAPGPLQSPATKKIDAALIDSAVPEPA
- the ilvC gene encoding ketol-acid reductoisomerase; this translates as MTTSTASRPKIAIVGYGSQGRAHALNLRDSGFDVTVGLRPGGPTEIKAKADGFAVATPAEAVAAADLVAVLTPDMVQPQLYRDVIEPNIRQGACLLFAHGFNVHYGQIAPRADLDVVLVAPKGPGALVRREYEIGRGVPSVYAVHQDKSGRAEEFALTYCAGIGGARQNAIKTTFKEETETDLFGEQAVLCGGATKLVQAGWETLVEAGYQPEVAYYECLHELKLIVDLFYEGGVTRMHEFISETAQYGALTRGPYVVDDNTKAQMRKVLAEIQDGTFAKQWIAEYAAGNAHYKALKQGDLEHPIEAVGKKLRANMKWLDTAPKAQPAAPAATRGERQEEAA
- the ilvG gene encoding acetolactate synthase 2 catalytic subunit — translated: MNGARWLVQALAAEGVDTLFGYPGGTIMPFYDALHGSDLKHVLVRHEQGAAFAANGYARASGRVGVCVATSGPGASNLVTGIADAMLDSVPMVAITGQVATTLMGTDAFQELDVFGMTLPIVKHSFLVRSVDELPRTVAEAFRLARSGRPGPVLIDLPKDVQNADASHLAAHAPLPVDPVPRAPDAAYHEAAALIAHARKPLIYGGGGIALGGAVESFRAFVEGSQIPAVLTLKGLGALPAEHALNLGMLGMHGNRAANLSVQECDLLIVVGARFDDRATGKLAEFAPNARVVHMDLDACEIGKLRYADAAVQGDLRRSLDALTAPVTAQLQGRNGGARRAWRDTCLQRKRDCAPRYDAPGESVYAPALLKRLSELAPEAVVACDVGQHQMWVAQHWRFDDPRKHLTSGGLGAMGFGVPAAMGAQLAHADGGEPEARVICVSGDGSFLMNVQELATIARYRLPVKIVLLDNQALGMVRQWQELFFERRYSEIDLSDNPDFCALAAAFGVKAMYVDRADSVDEALAYMLETPGPVLLHVAIDQAANVWPLVPPNHNNAQMLDPEAADADAIVSLSPTTPNATEDAHAIPA
- a CDS encoding ACT domain-containing protein, whose translation is MRYQLDLTLRQAEGALARVLGAAERRGFRPLSVDGEAQPDGDRWHLRMTVEGDRADTALQTQLAKLYDCLAVEVSPCT
- a CDS encoding aminotransferase class IV encodes the protein MPLIWFDGQFIPGDAPEAPLTTHAMHYGTAVFEGIRSYATADGGAAVFRLPEHMERMRKGADMFGIDFDVERASQATLATLRANGHRDAYIRPLTWMGTGSIGLDVDPLSQHLMIATLPKVVHLGGARTRLTVSPWKRNPATSLPALKLSGAYVNSILAKREAKQRGFDEALFTDDKGYVVECTGANVFMVKNGVVTSVEHRDALPGITRDTMIELSGAQSREVTLHELLDADEVFVCGTAAEATPISVLDRREFGDNPVTRELAALYARVVRGEEPRYAAWLTAV
- a CDS encoding threonine dehydratase; this encodes MDCDVASLATLSAADLLAAQVRLRRYLEPTPLHHAERFGCWLKLENLQRTGSYKVRGALNALLAGRERGDHRPVIAASAGNHAQGLAWAAYRLGVPAITVMPRTAPQTKVAGVAHWGATVRLHGDGYDDAKAFAKELAEQHDYRLLSAFDDPDVIAGQGTIGLELAAFLPDVVLVPIGGGGLAAGVAMALKSQLLAGGAAGRKVRVIGAQVEGVDSMARALRGDRRLLEPAATLADGVRVKEPGRLTERVLGEMLDDVVIVREAELRETLVRLALEEHIIAEGAGALALAAGRRIVGKRKCAVVSGGNVDAGVLAQLLSDVRPRPPRRPRRRNREALGREAATVEADIYKLANLDPAMRLSRGRRGPDSRPSDDATTSNPRYAVLED